AAGGCCAATCGTGAAGAACCTGAGCAAAAATAAGCAAGAAAGAGGCAAAGAGGACTGAGCTGGAAGCCACCGagaccgcggtcgaccgcggctGGACCGTGGTGGCTAAGGGAGCGAGGCAGAATGTTTGTCTTCCACAGCAGTCGCGCCGCGTTCAGCCGCAGTTGCGGTGAACTGTGTAGCTGCCAGAACTTTTGGGACCAAAGAGTAAATCGGGGAAAACTTAttccaaacccttataaactCAAGAAGCTCGCCCAAGAAAGttttaagcttgtttttagactacttGGGAGGCAAGAACAGGTGTGAGAAGagcaaccaaacattagagtttttctatcttctctttattattgcaattacacattatgaacaatttagtagttttatcttgttttgtTATAAGTAGCTAATTCCTTAGTCtaggattttgatggaacctattgaaggatgaacttcttgttatgttaatataggtTGTCCAGTTTactctctatttgttcaactacgttcttgttgtagttaattgataggatcctcaattagttgtgcatatttagtgtgcataactcgggagagagtcattattaggtaattgttgaacaacaccactcccaaagtatatgagggatcaataaccgagggtttaaaggcggaaTTAAGGATAACGAAGTTTTGGGTGCAATCTAAGTGAgttgtaataaacaaagccaactagcgtaactCGGAAGAGtgcatctagtaaattgtcgtgattactcaggagagatttacggtaataagagtgcatcatgattgatagagacgaatAGGCGAATTtatgtgaaacataaccggaagagatttcatcaataggggaaatcataaccttagatctttctcttaattgtttacaacttaatcatagttagtctttaTTTGCTTAATCACAGTCAGCCTTAGTTAGTAGAAACACACTCAATTGTTATTCAAAgcgtttgggaagttgattacgtagAATTTCGTAAGTCTAACGatagtaattgataggttaattccttgtgggttcgactctaggcgaaatactcagattatatttgcaacgtccgcgtgtcctttttataaggcatagttgggcgtgatcaatgtTGCATTTATTTTCGTTTTCCTTTTAAATTTATCAGGTGGTATGTTATTGTGGTTAATTTGTTGATGTTATATAGAATATAAAATTAGTTGGTGTTCGCTTGAATTTTAGAGTTTTCACTTGAAATCATGGTAAACCGTTTCTAATAATGGAGCTggtggtggcaaaatggttaaaataaaatagttaaccacccatattatctactaaaaaatgggttggataatgaactttttaaaaattggTCAACtgtggataagaaccatattatccattttgggagactaggaattctcccaaaaatGATTATATGCAAGAAGTCATGAATAATATGGTTATCCATATTATCTGTCGGTTAATCCGTTTTTTATACGTATTAAATATAGGTCGGGTAGGATAATTTATCTATTTTTTTATTATCGGGtttcgacccgaaccatatcAGATCCGACCCGCTCGTTTGCCACTCCTAAATGGAGCCAAGATTGAACCAAGAGTTGGGTCGTTTCATATAAAGATAGCCTTGAATTCAACTCTTAGGAAAATATAATAGATTCTAGCTGATTCGATCTTGTAATGAACCCAAAATGAACTCAATATGGAGGAGAACTGAATTTTGCTGTTACTCTAATTGAATAAAATGTAAGGCATTCTCAAGAAGATCTGCGTAGCATACTTTCAGCAGTACTAATGAGTGGgaaaaatcatatatatgcctTTATCCTGCTACAATGGATTTTTTGAGTTGCATCTCATAAGCATCAATCTATGTTAGTAACAGGGAAGTTATGCACAAATGTAATGTGAAGGAGGTCATCTGACTTTCTGATTAGTTATGCAGGAATGTAGGATGCCCGTCTTTCAATAGTAAATCCTCTAATGTGGTTTAACATTCCACCGCCTATATATGTTTGTCAGCAGTGTAAATGCATTACACATATTATGTGTCTACGCGTCTAATGAGTCAATGCCTAATTGCCACTCAACCTGTTCAGATCTGCGATGGAACTTCATGATCTTCTGGCACGATGTTTGGTGATGATCATTGCAGTGGTACAGATTGCTAGGATCAGCTCATGTCTCGGTACTGAAGTATTAAATGAAGTAAGTGACCTAGCTGTTGAACAAGCTCAAGATGTGCAGTTATTTCTCAATGCATGTAATTTGGGTGATAGTAATATACTAATATACAGAAAACTGTAAATGGTGTTGCCAACAAAACTTTTAGACTCAATTGAAtcttgcaaccattaattcttagAATTTGGGTGATAGTAACTTTTCCCCGATCTTCTTCAGGTCCATGCACCTTATCTTGATAAATATGTTGCAAAATCCTACTTTAGCAAACATGACAATTTGGTTGACTCAAAGTTTGAAGATTTCATTGCACATGACATTCTGTCCAGCGAATGTGTATCGCTGcaagacaatgtcaaatttgcaCCAAAGCTGTCTGCTTTACGTCGAAAGCTGATTGGTGAAGGTTCCCACCGGCGTCTGTCATCATCTCTCAGATTGAAGATGTCAGCGGAGTACCTTTCTAGCCCTCCAAAATCTTGTGAAGTGATAATTGTTGAAAGACTGCCCTCTGGAGTCTTTGCAGATCCTTTTGAGCTACAACACATTGTGCAGCCTGGTGGTAAATCACTATCAGATTATGTAGGTTTCTACCTCTGCAATTATTGATTTTGAGGCTTGTCCGTGTCCATATTTTGTTGCAGTTCTTAGGGAAGCTGCTGTATTTGGAGATACAAATTTAGAGTTACCCTCATTTCGGTCAAACAGGTCACTTGTTGAGGTTCATCTGAAAATGGGTTCCAATTTGATatcagaacaaaaggatgaacaGGAAATACACATGGAACTCCCTCTACATGCACATTATCAGGTACATCACATAAAAGATTCTCAAAATTATGTAGGAATCTCCAAAGTACGTCTCAGGCATCAAAGCTAGTCATTTCACTCCCCTGAAGTTATTTGATACTTTTACAATAAAAGGAGTAACTTACCATAATTTTGGCCACTTTTTGTTTGGAGAGGTACATGTACATGTACATTTATTTAGAACCTTCTCAACTATTAACTGTAACATCCCAGCCTTTTCTTGGCAGCCACTAGGACGCGGTTTCTCAAAAGTCGAATTTGCTTCACCTGGCTTGTTTCTACGCTGCAACGCTAAAGGAAATCAACATGCCACAAGCTGTTTGTTTTCGCTAGACAAACAGAGTGCTGAATCAAATGATAGTCATCCTGTGTGGGAAGTACCATGTGGAAGTAGAGAACATATGGAAGTTGTATCTGCTTTTACTTTCATCTCAGCTGTTGTATCATTTCTTCTCATCATTGTTGCCTCAATTTGTATTCTGGCGACACAGTGTGTAATGCCGTGAATAATTAATAAATTTGGCAAGCTATTCTCCCCTTTCTGGACTAATCATTTGCAAGAGAAATTCACTTGATGTTAGGTAAACTTATAACTCTTCCTCAGTTATAGCTGGCTTACCTGTGTTTTAAAATGTTTTGTTGCTTTTGTCATTACTAATTTCTTTGATGAACTCCTTGCAAGGATTAGTGCATAGTTATTTCTCAGGCGGTTTCTTTTTTCCCTCTTTAATTTCTCGCTGTATAAGCTCTCTGGTTATAGAAGTATGTAGAAATTATAGCCTTGAATGCTGCTAACCGGCAGATCCTTTTAACCCTTGTATACTAGTCTGTTAGCATCATCCTTGCAAGGAGTTGACGTAAAAGGAATATTTTCACGTTCATTTATCTTTATGTGATTATATTTCATTCATCTTTTCTTTGCAAGATTGTTGGCTTTGAAGAGATAACTTAATTTATTGGTTGCGACTTGGTGGCAAATTATGTGTTTTCAAGTAGTAATTTGCTTGCGCGAGTTTATTAGATGAGAAGTAAGATTCTCAGTCTTCACACAAGACTATTTCAACTCCTCATCCTGTACAGTTACTTGGGATCACATGAGTTTAATTTGTAGATTATTTCTCCAGAGAAATAGAAAGGAGAGTGTTCTCTTGATCAGAGTAGGTGGTCCATTTATCTGTTCCGTCATCTCACAGAAAAAATATGATCTTAACTTTTTCTTAGAGTTGGAACATTTGAATCATCATACAAGTATGAGCATTGTAATCAGTGCAGTTATGACTAATGTCATTCTCTGTCTTTAGTATCTACCAGAAGTCGTACCccgtgatgacccaaaaggtcataacTTGTTTTACAAGTCGATTAtgtattttgaggccttaaaaatctctttttgtctcacctcgatttgtgtgcgcagtccggacaTGTATCCGGAAagacattatgtgaaaatctgtgaaaaatgataaattttgcttttaaaatgaatttaagttgactccaatcaatattttgggtaaacggacccggacgcgtgatttgacggtcttggagggttcgtaggaaaatatgggacttgggcgtatgtctggatttgaattctgaggtcccaagcccgagaaatgaatttttgaagaacaTGTTTAACTGAGATTATAGAATTTTCAGAAATTTAAATATGATTGAATATGATGGTagcgggcctgtattttggttccggagcccggtacaggtcttatatgggaATTAAGTtgagtctgtaaaatttggtaagaaacggacttaaaATGATGTGAATCAGACCATCGGTTGTtaaaaatggaacttaagagttcatgagatttttctttgattttgatgctaaatccatagttgttgatgttattttaatgatttgatcgaacgagcaagtccgtatgatatttttggacttgtgtgcatgtttggtttggagccccgagggcccgggtgagttttggataggccacgaagtgGAATTTGACTTAGGAAATTGCtggtgtgttgcaggtctgcaggcttcgcaattgcgagctcgcaaatgcgaggttgtatcgcaaatgcgaagatggcctgggcaggccttgatcgcaaatgcgaccatttcatcgcaaatgcgaaaggggccagagtcgcaaatgcgacttattCTTCACAAATGCAAAGATAGGAGGTTTCTtaagagttcgcaattgcgaacctggtcgcaaatgtgacatcagAGACCAGTTAATTGGGATTTAGATGCATTTTTCTgcatttttcaaaccttttcaagacctaaacacctttgggcaATTTTTCACAAACAACTActtttccaaatcgattgtaagtcatttctaactcgttttctttaatctttaatattttttcacatgatttcaactcaaaatcaagggttttcatgggagaaattgggtgttttgggtagaacataagttttttcaattttgaggatttggacctcgatttgaggtccgatttcaaaataaattatatatttgggttcgtgggtgaatgggtaatcgggttttggttcgaacctcgggttttgaccatgtgggctcacggtcgatttttgactttttggggcaaatcattggaaaacttattttcatgcattagaattgattcatttagcatttattgatatagttaagtaacttgtggctagatacaagcgaattggtggtgaaaacaagaggtaaagcggtagttgaggcttgaattgtgttcgtagcattggggtaagtgtttgatctaactttagcttgagggattaggagttgtgtcttatttgttatgtgttagttgttgagtacaacgtataggcatggtgacgagtatatatacgttggtgtcaagcatgcccgtgagtcttatactatgactaATGTGACACTAtttcatattgttcatgctttatatgatgatttctattgttgaacaaggcttacgaaagtattattggtaattgatcattgtagagcattggctcaagttgagaaatgAGTTGTGAAGAAATTGTGGTAAAGAGAAAAGGTTTAtattattgtctcccttgccgggatgttattgcttttgatattatctccatTGCCGGGATGTTACTTTTTAATGATATTGtttcctttgccgggatattgttgttgtaatgacccggccggtcgttttaagaatctaacgccccgatcccctattaactgcattcctcgtatttgtttctgttattgtgagttgtcgggaggatttatttgaagtttcggagagttttgggacacttagcccctaaatgagagtttaagttgtaGAATTTGAGCAGTAGTTGGAGCGGTGTGAAGACTACCTCAGAGTGGAATTCCAACGGTTCCGTTAActctattgggtgatttcgggcttaggggcgtgttcggattgtgttttggaggtccgtagctaatttaggcttgaaatgccgaaagttaaatttttgatgtttccggttcgatagtgagattttgatatcggggttggaatgaaattccggaagttggagtagctccgtagtgttgaatgtggcgtgcttgcaaaattttaggtcattcggacgaggtttgatagactttttgattgaaagcgtaaattgagattttttggagttcttaggaatgaatccatggttaattcgatgttgttttaggtgttttaagaattagtataagtttggatagtggtatatgacttgttcgtacttttggttgaggtcctgggggcctcggaaTGATTTCGGATGATTGTCGGAAAGTTAGGAATTTGGAGTTGCAGTTGAAGTTTAtggctgctgtcataaccgcatatgcggttgagaggccgcaggtgcgactcccgcagatgcggaatcaagCCACAGAAGCGGCCAAGAGGAAGAGGAGCTGAAACCGCAGAAGCAGAAGGTGTACCGCACCTGCGGACCGCAGATACGGAttttgggtcgcaggtgcggcgaAGGGGATTTAAGTAGAAACCGCAAAAGTGGTtcccttgaccgcagaagcggatttgctgggcagaaaataagaatttcgagggtttagtttcaaaagttagaaaattgatttggagctcgtaagaggactattttgggaggattttgaagagaaagtcagtgggtaacaattcctaattcctttctagttgtattcctataatctaatcttagttttgtcattCAATTTtggatttgggatgaaaattgggggaaaatttggagaaagttcttagacctaaatttcgaGTTTCGATTGGGCATTTGacattagatttggataattttggtatggttaaactcgtgagagtataaggattctgaaaatataaattttacctgattctgagatgtgggtccgaggggcattttggtcattttatctaattttgcgtattagcttggAATATATTTGTAGAATccgttacttgaagtgttatttacattatgcaattgaattaaatagatttgggccatttggagtcgagtactcgtggcaagaacgtggtttcgggttgattttgagttggttcgaggtaaatggcttgcctaaccttgtgtgggggaactccccttatgatttggtattattgatatttgaaatgacttgtatgtgaggtgacgagtacgtacttgtgctaattgttgaaaatccgattttcattaagtaattataattgtatttcttttcctgtttatactacttgcaatttaagcctgttgttagcttagggaagcatgtctaatttacttaattgttttacttgctcagactgccttatttggattatatgcaacatgttaggctagaaatacctattttaccttggcatggaatttgaattgaattgtctACTCTTCGTGTatgtttaatttgggactacggtttggtattccggtagatccccctgcacatttacattggaactacgggactgcacctggtagattccccctgtacttgatatttacatttgggactacggatcggattTTCGGTAGATCTtcgcgcattatgagttggactatgggactgcacccgggagatccactggatatttatatttggggactataggacggtatcctgggagatccccggttgttatctcggTGTTGAGCTGtactcctttccgtgattattttgtctctgttatagttgttgttgttctttctattctgtgttatttcttactgttgcacttcaTTGTACTGTCTCattctatactgttataccttatatttcatttaatctcagtaaggccctgaccttcctcgtcactacccgaccgaggttaggcttggcacttactgagtaccgctgtggtgtactcatgccctttttgtgcatgtgttttcatgtgcagatcaggtacttccactcagtcttatcacactTGAGGCGAGGTGCTttcgtagagacttcgaggtatatttgctgTGTTCTCaaaccgaagagtccctttctattctcagtactagtatagcccttctgtattttccttgttgatagatacttccggagttagagctttttatgtaaactcttagcttgtgattcatggggttccagaTTTtaggagtgttaggttgagattcttgtactgttatatgccaGGCAGCAActtaaacactgtttcattttgttatatcggtttttaattattttctttctgcaattgtttcttttccgcatttgttaggcttacctaatcgtagagactaagtgccatcacgatagtacacggagggcgaactggggtcgtgacagttgttatgctattgttcctttgccggaaTTATATTGAAATATTAATgatttcccttgcccaaatttctttgtaattgttgcttgggtgaggaagagtgtaaagcacgaagggtgatgtcgtgctgatattgtgaggtaaaagcacgaagggtgatgccgtgccgcacgatgtacaattccgtgccatgatatgagagataatgcacgaaggatcattccgtgccataattatgtgaggtaaaagcacaaatggtgatgccgtgtcgattttattgattttatggtaaGTACGAGAGTAAAAgctcgaagggtgatgccgtacacttgtcttttatttctaattcttgttgataattgaactttggtgttccttatatttatctGTTGTACTTCTGTTTTTACTTGATGATCCCCAAAGCATGCTTCCCCCTCCTATTCTTAACTGTACATTTCTGCCTTTATttttcgctgtatatgattttactgcataggtttatttggtagtttggtcctagcctcatcactacttcgtcaagattaggctaggcacttaccagcacatggggattgtgtgtagatcccggtgctgcagcATTTGGACAacagtgagggtgttgtcttcagtcaATTCAGgggacccgaggtagtcctgcaggcgtccgcatgccATGGTGTCTCCTCTATCTTTCTATATTGTTTCTCCTATGTATTTCTGAAACaccttgtatttatctttcatacccttatttgtagtactcttagacagtctgtgaaattgtgacattAGATCTGGGTAGCTTTTTAGTTTATGGAATCGTATCGGCATTAATATTACGCTATTACATTTCGTTTTTCTGCTTATTTAATTCCACTATTTATATGATGTTTGTTCACCATTTTTAAAGgattaaaatatatgaaaaaaggttaagtaattggCACAATTGACTTGCCTAACTaatattagtaggcgccatcacgacccccgaaggtgagaaatccgggttgtgacaaattggtatcagagctctaggttacttaggtctcacaatttacggacaagcttagtagagtctgagggatcggtacggagacgtctgtatttatccctcagaggctacagagttaggaaaaacttcaaatctattctttcctgtcgtgcggtttggtttctcaatactaattgaatttctactctgttctttcacagatggtgagaacacgcgcttTCGCATCCACTAATCAACAACCGGAACCCCCAGCAGCAACTCCCACGAGGGGCatagggcgaggccgaggccgtgctaaaggctgaggcaggggcagagctcatcctagagcagcagcaccagcggtggagcctcaagttgagtttgatgatgaggttcgcCAAGGCTGTTctgtgggcccaactcaggtcccagagtggttcattgctaccctagtactccaggatgctctggtccgtctagtgggccttagggagagtgtcacccaagcaggcttacttcctatagaaccagccgtctctcaggctggggaggagcacagactcctgctaccCACACTCTAgagtagatggctccctagtttcatactccagcagctcagccagttggagtagttcatcCGGGTGTGGtacctcaaaccggtgatggagcagctatgtctactgatgccttg
The Nicotiana sylvestris chromosome 11, ASM39365v2, whole genome shotgun sequence DNA segment above includes these coding regions:
- the LOC104210668 gene encoding uncharacterized protein → MTICECVSLQDNVKFAPKLSALRRKLIGEGSHRRLSSSLRLKMSAEYLSSPPKSCEVIIVERLPSGVFADPFELQHIVQPGVLREAAVFGDTNLELPSFRSNRSLVEVHLKMGSNLISEQKDEQEIHMELPLHAHYQPLGRGFSKVEFASPGLFLRCNAKGNQHATSCLFSLDKQSAESNDSHPVWEVPCGSREHMEVVSAFTFISAVVSFLLIIVASICILATQCVMP